The Thunnus thynnus chromosome 19, fThuThy2.1, whole genome shotgun sequence genome contains the following window.
AATCGGTAAGTGTGAACCACCTCAAAATCTTTAGGACCCAGACATGTAGGGGGTTACCTTTAAAGACAGAGTTAAAGTGCAAACAGTTACAAGCAGTGAAGGGGAGAGGGGCACCAACGTCTGGCAGGAACACTAGGAAAAAGGGGCAAAAAGGTAAGGGGGCTGAGGTCAGGTCACATAAaggacaaaaatattaaaaaaaacattagcaaGTCCTAGCAGTTGGCACCAACATTCCCATGGCCATCCACCTATAAACTGGATCCAGTTTATAAATGATGAACACATGTACAAAAAGGAGGCACAACTAGCAGCAAGGTAACACAGGCAAAAGAGCAGTGGCTATGCAAACCCTCAAACAACTCACTATCTGGTAATCCAGATCTGGCTCCAGGGTCAGTGCTATCTCAAGCAACCACAGGAGATTCAAGGCAACCCAGGGGCATTATCAACTTACAATACCTTCACTGTGATGAGCTCAACAGTTACAACAGTTACCTTCAAAGCAGGTTATCCAGCCTGCAGGGCCTGGGCAACAGATTGTTTAAAATGCCTTCCAGGAGACGAGCCTGTTCCCTAACCACATGGGACAAAATGCATCAAGAGTGAGATCTGTGTGCCTCCTACCAGTGAGCGGCAGAGGGAGGGGCTTCCATGGAgaggaaaacaaggaaaaagaTGGTGGCATGACTAGGCCGAAAGCCTACCTATCACAAGTGTTTAAAATAATATacgctgaccaatcacagatcatttCTTTGTACCTTCAGAAACTCTAATAGATTAGCTTTGCTCTTTGTTCGTTGAGACAAGCTGATGCAAATTTTTGTGCGTGTTCTCTctccttattgtacaataatcatttttaatcttcaacccagcagtgttttgtgtattatttcatatgtgtgtttagtgttttcagacaatttccacATTATTTGGAGGTTTCCACTGAGATGTGGAGCTAGATTGAGTTCAGATGACTCCTAGAGCTCTTGTTGAGGAAGTGACAGGCTCAATTTATTACACAATGCCTTTTTGTGATCATGTTGCAGAGTTTTACCCAAAATGGCCACAAGATGGCTCTTTTGAAAAATCTCGGATAGCATTGCTGCAGGAATTTATAAATCCAATCAGGGCCTCCTGATTGGGATTATGAGTATATGTTTGAATGCCTTAGGGAATGGGATGCCATTGGTTGAAGGGTCTGTCATACAGGTCAGATGATTCACAACCACCCTAAAACAACTATGGTCAGTGCTCAGTGGATGATTTCTTGGCTTGCCCACCATGAAGACATCCTTCACAGACAGGAGCTGGGGCTCTCCTTGGTGAACAACATCGTGTGCAGGTGGGaggtggagctgcagcaggagcatcTATAGCACCAGATAGCAGAGGAGATGCTGCAGCACCAACTTCTGACCTTGATCTACTAGACCAAGCTTTGAAGACACCTACATTGACACCTCAAGAGACACCATGTCTTTCTACTCCTATATGATGCCCAGTAACAATGCAGAAAAAAGCACATGCTAACCAGCCCATGATGTCAACTCCAACATTGGATTTTTCATCTATAGCTGTAGAAGGAGGAGCATTTAGAGGTTCTTTGGAAAGTGCATTTCTTGCACCAATGCTAGAATGCCCCAGTGGAGCTGGGAGTGTTCAACGTGTTTATAGACCCTGGAATTTAACAGAATTACAGGCTATTTTGAAAGATTTGTGGCAAAACATTTGCAACTGCCCTCAAGAAGATGGTAGTGCAGTGCAAACCTATTTCAGCAGAATTGGAACATGTTTGTGTTACCAAGTTGGATCTTGTCTGGGGAGAAGTCAAACCAGCTAATTGGGACTTAGCTGCTCCATGTGAAACTGCAAAAACCTCTGCTTACCAAACCCAGTTGACTGCCTTGTCTCCGACTTGTTATGCATAGCAGCCACGATCAACCTTCTGATACCACCAATGATTCTGTGTGGGAGAGACAGTTCATTCAGACCCTGGTGGATGGTCTGTGCCCAGAGATAAGAGTCATTTTTATCAGGCATTGTGTGGCATGGCAGTGTGCCAGACTGAATGATGTTAAGAGATATTGTATAAGGGCTGAGACTGTTGTTCAAGATGAAAGAAACcaataaatgaagaaatgaagaaatcCAACAACAGCCAAGAAGCTTCAGCTGGTCCGGCCTGCCCACTATGCTTCAGCTGACAGAGGCCGTGGATGAGGAGCTTCTCTTCTGACAACAGAGAAGACTAAAGAGCGATGTCTGCTGGAGGTGTCATCAAATGGGTCACTGGGCCAAAGATTGTACTGCCATAATGCCAGAGGAATGGGATGGCAAATGAGGAACATCACGCCCACCACCTGGTAATATGTCTGTGAGCAGATTGTTTGGAGGTAGGAATCAATCATCTCAAGGGTTATGACCATCTATGCAAGCTTTAAATCTTGCCACCATTTGTCAGGAGGATCTTGAACAACCCCAAATAAGTGATTCTGAAAATGGTTTAGTATTGAAAAATCTGATGCTGTTGACGATTCTTTGACTGTTATGGTATGCCACTCCCCGACTGTTTCCAAGTATGATTATTGTTGGAAAATAGACTATTTTTAGCTATACAAGAGTTGTATGATTTTGTTGAGGCTCATAATGGTGAAGTATTTGTGAAACATGACTTACAcatgtgtgtataagtgtgtgtctCATGTGACACAGGAAGATAGAGATGAATAGTTTGAAAGAGTGAGATGGACAAATGATGTAATGATGATATATTATGACTACCAGGGTGTTGAAGAGATGGATTCCATACCACCACACATCGTAAGTGCTAGTAACCTCTCCATGGTGGTGACCCTCTACTGTACGCAAAGTACATGGGTTGTAGACTGAACTTCTTCAGAATTATGGTGATGATATCTATGTGTAAcaatgtttgaatgttttggTTTAGACTATGCATTGGGATGCTTTCATTTTACTATATCTTGAGTTTCTATTGAAATTTGTCAGTCATTAGCTCACATGCTTAGCATTGAGTGTAGACTTTAAAATGCTATTACCTTAATCAGTATGTAGTGGCTTACATTAATACCTAAGAGTTGACAATAAGTTGCATcacttatattttttatatgcatttattttcttattattgaTGGTTATGGAGTATACACTGAGTAGTGATAAGTGTAATGCCCATGCATATATTATCTTTAATTGACTAGGCAGAATTTGCCAGTTACACAAATTATGGATGACATAGCACCCATAAAAACTAAGTTTATTTCTGGAGGAAATACGTTGATTCTAtctgcactccagaacgacccactGAAGCATAATGTACTTCTTTCCAAAATAGGAGCATAATATGCCGCTTTACAAAACcgttaaaaatcacatttaaaaaataatgatggtttatgatgtgacaactctgtggttaaggtctggttaggtttaggcacaaaaaccacttggttaggattagggaaagatcatgtttGGGGTTCAAATCATCATTTGAAATGTGGTTTCTCCTTCCTTAGGTGGCTGAAACATGAAGCAAATAGCTGTATCCTTCCCCTAAGTCCATTATTGCCCTTAAAACCAATTATCTTGCTATacacccaacctgcctcctcctacTAAGGAAGTCACCTAATGTCACCTGAACAGCGTCACTTCCCTGGGTCttaattactacggccactagatggcatcagTCATTCAAATGTAACTATTGGTCATTTTTGGCGCATGAATTTACAACCtataatgtccttttttttggGAGGACAGGCTTGAtccctcatataagcttcagataaacttttaaatgcatttttgcacaaaatgactgtgtggacacactgtggattttgaaagagatcttttaatagccagtatgaagaggaggaatgattacagcctggaaaacctctttcagtgttcatattggcacctgactgttgtgttAAGACATAATGGAAAAATGGTGAAACCCGTAATTTAATATTGACTCTGTAATAAAAGAAGAGCTGACTACATTATGAGTGTGTTTTGGGCTTCATCAAGCTGAGTCCCTGCACAACGAGACACACAAGCTCCAGCAGCACTTCTGGTGGGAACTCTGGTCTGTCCCACTGATCTCTCAGCTCTGTCAGCGTCTGATCGGTCAAACAGAGGAGCTCGGCCGCCCAGCAGAGCTCTCCTTCCTCCTGCAGGGAGGCAGGCAGAGACTCTGGGAGTTTGACCTGAGCGTTCTCCTTCAGACTGTTCACCTGGACAAGacaagacacagacagacagagaaagatgttCTTGAATGTTGCTGTGAGAGATCAATACAATTTAGAGTATGTCAATCCTTCCAGGAAATTCTGATTTTGGGAACgcaataattaacacaaattcaagaaatctccaCAATATTTGCGCAAGCTCGCAATTTTAGGAAATAACCACAACTTTTCTACGTGAAATTGCCAAATCACTTGGGATtcgcttgtgatttggaccaattgtgGCATTTGGTGTGGTGGTAACTTACATTATCGCAGCACATTCAGCAAGtattcaggtggaagatggatAAATCTCACCTACCAACAAAAATGATGCCATAGACGAGCAAAACatttcccaaatgttcccaaaggaGGTTTGATTCAGTTAGTCAGAAGAACACAAACTGATGttgttcagacagcaaagatggacataatctacctcaaatataaaaatgggcactttggaaatgaaactatattttttacattaatgcatttatttcaaTGGCACTATGGACTAATTTTATATGGTTCTAATGTCGAGATGAACgtttatttaataaagtatttaattttttatataactttgcactgaaatatatttgtttctgtgatatCTAGTATGCTTTTTATCGAAGGAAatgattacatatgactcttcattggtagtaggttttttaaaaatcacattattttcctttgcttgcacTTTTTCTAAATTCCTGCAATTTTACCGCAAAAAGACTGCATTAAAAATTGCCAATAGTATCGTAATTGTCAAACAGTctctgcaaaatcaaacattttttgctgcaataatcacaaaaaactgCAAAGTCCTGGAGGGACTGGCATGTAGATGTTGGTGAGGGAATAAACcaaccagctgctggaggacTCTCAGTGTTTCAAGACTGCAGCTGGCCAgaagagctgcagcatcatctggtagagctgaggagaaaaaataacagagaaaaaactttattttattcatcatgTGCTGTAGATTCTGTTAAAtcagtgtgtagtgtgtctaAGTCCATACCGTCCATGGCGCTGACTAGCAGGTGAGCAGCATCCTTCTGAGAATTGGAGATTTCAGAAACATCAAGAAGATCCATGAATGAAGAGACAGCTGGAGACTGTTGACACTCAAACACTCCTTTACTGCTCTGATCCAActgaagagaggaaacagagggagagatgtgCTGTCTGGCTGCTGCTTTCATCCTGAGCTACAACTTTGTGTCTCCAGTCAGTGATTAAGTTGAAGTCAaaccttaaaggacaggttccggttgtttcaagtctgtcttgcaGTACTAACGTGTCCATACGtgctatttattcatttttaaagatcaCAAACATGTATCATGTCACCagtaaatgataaatgttaaatgttccCTTCAGAAACTTCTGGAGGACCACACATAGCTTCACACAGGTTTCACCCTGATTGTTGAGAACATTGGTCTTACTGTTTCcaccagcagagagagagcgTCTCTGTCGTGCAGAAGCTCACTGAGTGTTTTCAGCAGATCACAACGTCTCGACTCATGAAGTTCTTCCAGCGGCTGCAGAAGAGCTGCTTTCTGAAATATGTCTGcaggaaacacagcagcagttacCATTTAATCCAGTGAGTAAAGTAGTAAAGTTCAACACAACATAACGAAGGTCGATGTAATGATGTTAAATGTGCATCTGATATCAGGTTTTCACTGCCTgtcagaaaaaataagaaatatttttacatgatgttGATTActatacattaaaaaaacaaacagccatCTTCTGCCCTCCTCATATATGTCCAGACTACTTTTTATACTGATTTCTGATCACCCCAATTACTGTAGTTGTGTAACCATTTCTAGTCTTTTCTCTGTATGTTTCCTGCATGATATGATGTAGTACAGTCTCTGCATTGCACCGATGatgatagtaataataataataataataatattattccGCCAGACCCTCCATGAAATTGTGATTTTGCGCAATCACtaacacaaattcaagaaatctctgCAACATTTGTGATTTGCAagagcttgcaattttgctTAATTACCACAACTTTCTCACATGAAATGGGCAAATCAACAAActgcttgtgatttggaccaattgtgGGATTTTGTGTCATGGTAACTTATTTCATCGCAGCGTGCTGGAAGTGATTAGatatgactcttcattggtagtagtttttttctttaaatcccattattttcctttgcttgcaattttacctcaaaaagagcacataaaatCGCTGCAAAATCAGTTTTTGCCACAAGAGGGCAGCTAACATGTGGCAGATGATGAACACCAGGTTTTTCAGGCGATGACTGATCTTGTTGATGATGTAGAAGTCTCAGAAACTCAGGTATCGAATATGATTTAAATGAGGTTACATTGTGAGAACATTTAAGACTCAAACTGACCTTCCGTCAGTTGCTGCAGCGTCTCGTCGTCTCCATCTGTGCTGACCCTCCACCATCCTGCCGAGGTTTCCATGGTGTCAATTTATAAGTTATTGGATATAAGATGGAGTCAACAACAGTAGCATCAGTATGACAGTGAAGACAGAGATGAGCAGTAAACAACAGAACTGATCTTCTCAGTAAAAATCTGTTGAAAAGTTGATAGAAAGCTAAAAACAGACCTTTGTCATAACGTTTCATTTTGATGAATCGAGGTAGAATTCCTGAGCAAAAGTGAAGAACAAGTTATGAAGTTATGACTCCGTCTGCACCTGCTGTTATATTAACCTGTGATGTCTATCTGGATTCAAACACCAGAcgtataaacacacaaaaacaaaagaatctTATATTTCCGAAGGCAGAATGTGCTCATCTCACCTGTCTTCACacctgtaaacatgtttttagagtCAGCGGTGAGTGATGTGACGAGGTGGAGATAagataagaagaaaataaataattaaaaattataataaaacattttttggtagTCTGACAGTTTCACTGATTGAGAGATTGTTGTGCTCAAATTTGTAGAATGTCAGAAATTTTCATTTATACAgttaattttgattaatttgtgtaattaatttccttttcatttaacattgcaggcatcattttatttcatgttaatgttcctttcatttttcatcatttattgtGATGTTATTTATGAAGTCAGTTTCCATATGAGCGTTACAAACTAAATCATTGATCATCTATCtgatatttaataataatgattgaGATTACAGCTGATTATGTTTCACTGGATCATGTAGTAAATTAAGGATATCTGGTCACATGAACAACTTACTTTTCCTTCACAGAGGAAGAACTTGTCTGTAGTTTTTAGATGGACCATAACACTTATTTACctatttatcattaataatcagtATCTTAACAGTTTAAAATGGTTTACAACTCACtaaaatgtagttataagcagatataattACTACTGATACATAGGTGGGGATAAACAGGAAGAGATAGCTTCTGTCTTTGAAAGAATGTGTTCAAACTGTGCAGATGTGATTTACAGCAGCACTAACATGAGTTATGTGGGTGAGTAGAGACGCAGTAACAGAGACAGAGTTGTGTCTCACCCAGAGTATTGTCCTCAGTGGTGATCTCCATCAGGCTGAAAGCAAAGGTGAAATCTTTGCGAATTGTGAAGCttgtctctttcttcttcttcctctgaagGAACAAACACAGCAGGATCACTGAGACACGTTTACACTCACACATTTCAGGTGTCTCGTATCAGGATAAAATCCAGACATGATTTCAGGGGTAATTCTTGTGATTTTCTATAATTTTCTTCCTGACACAGAAATTTTTTTGAACTTTTCAGAGACTGAAACTGTGatcactattattattctttggagccgtttctaaacaaactaatatgACCGAACTCTTcacaatgaaggaacatgtcacccagtgcagcggtgtggctcactaaCATGTCACAGCCTctgcagaggatgaatcatGACCATCGACTGAGACTTACAGACGCACTGACCTGGACTGAGGAAGGACATGATAGTTTTGTGAAACTCAAACAAGCAATGACCACAGCCCCGACCTTGGGCTTGGCAACAACCCTTTACTCAACCTGTTTGTGAAAAAGAGAGGTTTATGTCATCAGTACTGCTGCAAAAACATGGGGGAAAACTCAGACCTGGGGCTGGATGCATAAAACTCtatgtagattcatgactaagactgtgtgtacgcacaaagccagaaatacgCATAcgcatttcatcagatttataaagctgtgtactcatggttctgttttataaatctcagtcattggGGAACTGTGCACACGTGCACAAGCCTCATTTCCATTCCCACAATTAACTATAAATAGATGAAGACACACCCTGAAAAAGCCAGTTTTTATATCAATTTGCCACCTGCCCCACCAGTCTGTacagctgtcaatgaaacaaacaataagAAGTAGTTCTGTTTCACAAATTGTGTTGCACTGGCGAGGTTCCCCAAAAGTCAGAACAGTTGTCATTAGTGTAGTGGCTGTGCAGCTTTTTATAGCGTCCATAACATTAATTTATCACATGAACCTGTGAACCATCGAcggcagtgatatctcagaaatataatcaatgattagtttgtagcaTTCATATCTAAACCGACTTTACAAGGTGACACAActgaggataaaataaaaagaataataagagcaaaataaaacGTTGACTCctatttaaattaaaagaatgataaaattaagcacaaaagtaattaatcaatgtcAAATTAATAAATGCgtctttgattggcattttacaaataacTGTGTAAACGccaaaaaaaatagaaataaaaaaaaatcacacaatcaatatagctggttatcaacctaaacaaataatgttttactaaaagattccgtctctcaccttatattttatctccacctcatcacatcaccttCAGATCACTTAGGAAAAACGTGTGTACGCCTGGTCTTAATTATGCGTGAGGTGCGCACATTCTCACCACACATTCTGTGTTCATAAATACCAGTTCATGTGCGGGAAATGGCGtaagcatgtttttttgtgtatgtattgtttatgcatctggcccctgtAG
Protein-coding sequences here:
- the LOC137170314 gene encoding gasdermin-E-like encodes the protein MFAAEAKAIVKCLGAEGDLIYNENANQKIDVLTLVKVKKRIFWPTVEYEIINQKLLNLLQDPDISPDYKDEVLIEDFKNLSDSSIGGHAAAGVDAPKVGVKVSASMDTVDGVSSFTLRKKTVDAEKLRESCADKKIKEEMVNMLKLKETEKLTFVHQTVYNTADVMFYGKTGKDGLVSAVFEKFGCSLWRKKKKETSFTIRKDFTFAFSLMEITTEDNTLGILPRFIKMKRYDKGWWRVSTDGDDETLQQLTEDIFQKAALLQPLEELHESRRCDLLKTLSELLHDRDALSLLVETLDQSSKGVFECQQSPAVSSFMDLLDVSEISNSQKDAAHLLVSAMDALPDDAAALLASCSLETLRVLQQLVNSLKENAQVKLPESLPASLQEEGELCWAAELLCLTDQTLTELRDQWDRPEFPPEVLLELVCLVVQGLSLMKPKTHS